From Rutidosis leptorrhynchoides isolate AG116_Rl617_1_P2 chromosome 3, CSIRO_AGI_Rlap_v1, whole genome shotgun sequence, a single genomic window includes:
- the LOC139896855 gene encoding eukaryotic translation initiation factor 6-2, translating to MATRLQFENNCEIGVFSKLTNAYCLVAIGGSENFYSTFESELADVIPVVKTSIGGTRIIGRLCVGNKNGLLLPHTTTDQELQHLRNSLPDAVVVQRIDERLSALGNCIACNDHVALTHTDLDRETEEMIADVLGVEVFRQTIAGNILVGSYCTFSNRGGLVHPHTSIEDLDELSTLLQVPLVAGTVNRGSEVIAAGLTANDWSAFCGSDTTATELSVIESVFKLREAQPSAIVDEMRRSLIDTYV from the exons ATGGCAACAA GACTTCAGTTTGAAAATAATTGCGAAATTGGGGTGTTTTCAAAGCTGACAAATGCTTACTGTCTGGTAGCAATCGGAGGCTCTGAAAATTTCTACAG CACTTTTGAGTCCGAGCTTGCAGATGTTATACCAGTGGTTAAGACTTCCATTGGTGGGACAAGAATAATTGGACGGCTTTGTGTTG GTAACAAAAATGGGCTTCTCTTGCCTCATACTACTACTGACCaag AGCTTCAACATTTGAGGAACAGTTTGCCTGATGCAGTGGTGGTTCAGCGCATAGATGAGAGACTATCTGCCCTTGGAAATTGCATTGCATGCAATGACCATGTTGCCCTTACGCATACTGATCTTGACAGG GAAACTGAGGAAATGATAGCCGATGTTCTTGGTGTGGAAGTGTTCAGGCAGACGATTGCTGGCAATATTCTTGTCGGCAGCTACTGCACGTTCTCAAATAGAGGTGGCCTG GTGCACCCTCATACCTCAATTGAAGATTTGGATGAGCTGTCAACTCTCCTTCAGGTTCCTTTGGTGGCAGGAACGGTTAACCGTGGTAGTGAGGTGATAGCGGCGGGTTTAACGGCTAATGATTGGAGTGCGTTTTGTGGGTCCGATACTACGGCAACGGAATTGTCGGTTATCGAAAGTGTTTTCAAGCTTAGAGAAGCCCAGCCTAGTGCCATTGTTGATGAGATGAGGAGGTCGTTGATCGATACCTATGTCTGA
- the LOC139896856 gene encoding putative transcription elongation factor SPT5 homolog 1 isoform X1 has translation MAGGRYDYDDDVAEEYDDAIGEDYDSRRGGDERKRRRSDFIDDVAAEEYEDEEYDEDYGGSRRRGGKAVKKASGASDFFELEADVDADADEDEEEDGEDDFIVNERDDVDDEEGGRRMHRRPLLSREDDQEDVEALERIIQERFGRNHIEEEDDDDYDDDDQTQVEQQALLPSVRDPKLWMVKCAIGHEREVAACLMQKCIDMGPELQIRSAIALDHLKSYIYIEADKESHVKQACKGMRNIYTGSKILLVPIKEMTDVLSVESKAIDISRDTWVRMKIGIYKGDLAKVVDVDNIRQRVTVKLIPRINLQALANKLVGRQDEKKKTFTPPPRFMNLDEAREMNVRVERGRDPVTGDYYDKINGMMFKDGFLYKTVSLKSIITQDIQPSSFDEVEKFQRKLPNNENGDGGEIASLSRLFENSRMKKGSFVKGDVVIVTKGDLKTIKGRVAKVEQGIVHIKPNTTTDLPQETLAVSEREVCKYFEPGNHVKVVSGAQEGATGMVVSVDRQFVNIVSDITKEVMRVFSNNVVETSQVTSVITKIGDRNVNPLQSRVAQRRTPTSLLGTSPCPPLIGGGRAKKDCLVGRNIKIRLGPYKGYKGRVVKVNGTSIRVELESQMKIVAVDRSQISDILNKSSTTVPYRESHMHPLRTPLHPFMTPMRDLGATPIHSGMRTPIRDTAWIPSPPRPDSICI, from the exons ATGGCTGGTGGGCGATACGATTACGACGATGACGTTGCGGAAGAGTATGACGATGCAATTGGCGAGGATTACGACAGTAGACGTGGTGGTGATGAACGTAAAAGAAGGAGATCTGATTTTATTGATGATGTTGCTGCTGAGGAATATGAAGATGAAGAGTACGATGAAGATTATGGCGGTAGTCGCCGTCGTGGTGGAAAAGCAGTGAAAAAGGCATCTGGTGCTTCTGATTTCTTTGAACTTGAAGCGGATGTGGATGCCGATGCTGATGAAGACGAGGAAGAAGACGGCGAAGACG ACTTCATAGTGAATGAGAGAGATGatgtagatgatgaagagggtggtAGAAGGATGCATCGTCGTCCTTTGCTTTCACGTGAAGATGACCAGGAAGATGTTGAAGCTCTCGAGAGAATAATTCAAGAGAGATTTGGCAGGAATCATatagaggaagaagatgatgatgattatgatgatgatgatcagaCCCAGGTGGAACAGCAAGCTCTCTTGCCATCGGTTCGTGACCCAAAGTTGTGGATGGTGAAATGCGCG ATTGGCCATGAGAGAGAGGTAGCCGCTTGCTTAATGCAGAAGTGTATAGATATGGGTCCCGAGTTGCAGATCAGATCTGCCATTGCTCTTGACCATCTGAAGAGCTATATCTATATTGAAGCAGATAAAGAATCCCATGTGAAACAG GCATGCAAGGGTATGCGCAATATATATACTGGCAGCAAGATTTTGCTAGTCCCTATAAAGGAAATGACTGATGTTCTATCAGTTGAGAGCAAAGCAATTGATATTTCAAGGGACACTTGGGTCAGAATGAAGATTGGAATATACAAAGGAGACCTTGCCAAG gtTGTGGATGTGGATAATATACGACAGAGAGTAACAGTGAAACTAATTCCACGGATCAACTTGCAGGCCTTGGCAAACAAATTG GTTGGTAGGCAAGATGAGAAGAAAAAGACATTCACACCTCCACCACGCTTTATGAACCTTGATGAAGCTAG AGAAATGAATGTACGTGTTGAGCGTGGACGGGATCCAGTGACGGGTGATTACTATGATAAGATAAATGGGATGATGTTCAAGGATGGTTTCTTGTATAAGACTGTATCCCTGAAATCGATAATCACTCAAGATATACAGCCTTCTAGTTTTGATGAAGTTGAAAAGTTCCAAAGAAAATTACCTAATAATGAAAATGGGGATGGTGGTGAGATTGCAAGTTTGTCAAGACTTTTTGAAAACAGCAGAATGAAGAAAGGATCTTTTGTGAAAGGTGATGTAGTTATTGTTACCAAAGGGGACCTGAAAACTATAAAGGGACGGGTTGCGAAAGTCGAACAAGGGATTGTTCATATTAAACCCAATACAACTACTGATCTTCCA CAGGAAACCCTTGCTGTAAGTGAAAGGGAGGTCTGCAAGTATTTTGAGCCGGGAAATCACGTGAAAGTTGTTTCTGGTGCTCAAGAAGGTGCAACTGGAATGGTTGTATCAGTTGACAGACAATTCGTTAACATCGTGTCAGATATTACCAAGGAAGTT ATGCGTGTATTCTCCAACAATGTTGTGGAGACTTCTCAAGTGACATCTGTCATTACCAAAATTGGCGATCGGAAT GTCAATCCATTGCAATCAAGGGTTGCTCAACGTAGGACTCCCACTTCTCTTCTAGGAACATCTCCATGTCCACCACTAATAG GTGGTGGAAGAGCTAAAAAAGATTGTTTAGTTGGAAGAAACATAAAGATTCGATTGGGTCCGTATAAAGGATAcaaaggacgggttgttaaagtcaaTGGAACATCAATCCGGGTTGAATTAGAGTCACAAATGAAGATTGTTGCAG TTGATCGCTCTCAAATATCTGATATTCTGAATAAGTCTTCTACTACGGTCCCGTATCG CGAATCACATATGCATCCTTTACGAACTCCGCTCCATCCGTTCATGACGCCTATGAGAGATCTTGGAG caacgCCTATTCATTCTGGCATGAGGACTCCTATCCGTGACACAGCATGGATTCCCAGTCCTCCAAG ACCTGATTCTATTTGTATCTAG
- the LOC139896856 gene encoding putative transcription elongation factor SPT5 homolog 1 isoform X2: MAGGRYDYDDDVAEEYDDAIGEDYDSRRGGDERKRRRSDFIDDVAAEEYEDEEYDEDYGGSRRRGGKAVKKASGASDFFELEADVDADADEDEEEDGEDDFIVNERDDVDDEEGGRRMHRRPLLSREDDQEDVEALERIIQERFGRNHIEEEDDDDYDDDDQTQVEQQALLPSVRDPKLWMVKCAIGHEREVAACLMQKCIDMGPELQIRSAIALDHLKSYIYIEADKESHVKQACKGMRNIYTGSKILLVPIKEMTDVLSVESKAIDISRDTWVRMKIGIYKGDLAKVVDVDNIRQRVTVKLIPRINLQALANKLVGRQDEKKKTFTPPPRFMNLDEAREMNVRVERGRDPVTGDYYDKINGMMFKDGFLYKTVSLKSIITQDIQPSSFDEVEKFQRKLPNNENGDGGEIASLSRLFENSRMKKGSFVKGDVVIVTKGDLKTIKGRVAKVEQGIVHIKPNTTTDLPETLAVSEREVCKYFEPGNHVKVVSGAQEGATGMVVSVDRQFVNIVSDITKEVMRVFSNNVVETSQVTSVITKIGDRNVNPLQSRVAQRRTPTSLLGTSPCPPLIGGGRAKKDCLVGRNIKIRLGPYKGYKGRVVKVNGTSIRVELESQMKIVAVDRSQISDILNKSSTTVPYRESHMHPLRTPLHPFMTPMRDLGATPIHSGMRTPIRDTAWIPSPPRPDSICI, encoded by the exons ATGGCTGGTGGGCGATACGATTACGACGATGACGTTGCGGAAGAGTATGACGATGCAATTGGCGAGGATTACGACAGTAGACGTGGTGGTGATGAACGTAAAAGAAGGAGATCTGATTTTATTGATGATGTTGCTGCTGAGGAATATGAAGATGAAGAGTACGATGAAGATTATGGCGGTAGTCGCCGTCGTGGTGGAAAAGCAGTGAAAAAGGCATCTGGTGCTTCTGATTTCTTTGAACTTGAAGCGGATGTGGATGCCGATGCTGATGAAGACGAGGAAGAAGACGGCGAAGACG ACTTCATAGTGAATGAGAGAGATGatgtagatgatgaagagggtggtAGAAGGATGCATCGTCGTCCTTTGCTTTCACGTGAAGATGACCAGGAAGATGTTGAAGCTCTCGAGAGAATAATTCAAGAGAGATTTGGCAGGAATCATatagaggaagaagatgatgatgattatgatgatgatgatcagaCCCAGGTGGAACAGCAAGCTCTCTTGCCATCGGTTCGTGACCCAAAGTTGTGGATGGTGAAATGCGCG ATTGGCCATGAGAGAGAGGTAGCCGCTTGCTTAATGCAGAAGTGTATAGATATGGGTCCCGAGTTGCAGATCAGATCTGCCATTGCTCTTGACCATCTGAAGAGCTATATCTATATTGAAGCAGATAAAGAATCCCATGTGAAACAG GCATGCAAGGGTATGCGCAATATATATACTGGCAGCAAGATTTTGCTAGTCCCTATAAAGGAAATGACTGATGTTCTATCAGTTGAGAGCAAAGCAATTGATATTTCAAGGGACACTTGGGTCAGAATGAAGATTGGAATATACAAAGGAGACCTTGCCAAG gtTGTGGATGTGGATAATATACGACAGAGAGTAACAGTGAAACTAATTCCACGGATCAACTTGCAGGCCTTGGCAAACAAATTG GTTGGTAGGCAAGATGAGAAGAAAAAGACATTCACACCTCCACCACGCTTTATGAACCTTGATGAAGCTAG AGAAATGAATGTACGTGTTGAGCGTGGACGGGATCCAGTGACGGGTGATTACTATGATAAGATAAATGGGATGATGTTCAAGGATGGTTTCTTGTATAAGACTGTATCCCTGAAATCGATAATCACTCAAGATATACAGCCTTCTAGTTTTGATGAAGTTGAAAAGTTCCAAAGAAAATTACCTAATAATGAAAATGGGGATGGTGGTGAGATTGCAAGTTTGTCAAGACTTTTTGAAAACAGCAGAATGAAGAAAGGATCTTTTGTGAAAGGTGATGTAGTTATTGTTACCAAAGGGGACCTGAAAACTATAAAGGGACGGGTTGCGAAAGTCGAACAAGGGATTGTTCATATTAAACCCAATACAACTACTGATCTTCCA GAAACCCTTGCTGTAAGTGAAAGGGAGGTCTGCAAGTATTTTGAGCCGGGAAATCACGTGAAAGTTGTTTCTGGTGCTCAAGAAGGTGCAACTGGAATGGTTGTATCAGTTGACAGACAATTCGTTAACATCGTGTCAGATATTACCAAGGAAGTT ATGCGTGTATTCTCCAACAATGTTGTGGAGACTTCTCAAGTGACATCTGTCATTACCAAAATTGGCGATCGGAAT GTCAATCCATTGCAATCAAGGGTTGCTCAACGTAGGACTCCCACTTCTCTTCTAGGAACATCTCCATGTCCACCACTAATAG GTGGTGGAAGAGCTAAAAAAGATTGTTTAGTTGGAAGAAACATAAAGATTCGATTGGGTCCGTATAAAGGATAcaaaggacgggttgttaaagtcaaTGGAACATCAATCCGGGTTGAATTAGAGTCACAAATGAAGATTGTTGCAG TTGATCGCTCTCAAATATCTGATATTCTGAATAAGTCTTCTACTACGGTCCCGTATCG CGAATCACATATGCATCCTTTACGAACTCCGCTCCATCCGTTCATGACGCCTATGAGAGATCTTGGAG caacgCCTATTCATTCTGGCATGAGGACTCCTATCCGTGACACAGCATGGATTCCCAGTCCTCCAAG ACCTGATTCTATTTGTATCTAG